In bacterium, the following proteins share a genomic window:
- the fsa gene encoding fructose-6-phosphate aldolase, protein MKFFIDSADLEAIREIKSMGMCDGVTTNPSLMAKAGRTDTDALLKEICRLVQGPVSGEVIAVDAEGMVSEGRRLAKIDDHLVVKVPTTYEGLKATAALAAEGIRVNCTLVFSASQALLVAKAGAAYVSPFVGRLDDVSEDGMQLIQDLVDIYNNYDYETEIIVASVRHPLHVVESARMGAHIATIPPEVVRKLVAHPLTDKGLEAFLSDWRKLQGGK, encoded by the coding sequence ATGAAGTTCTTCATCGATTCGGCCGACCTCGAGGCGATCCGCGAGATCAAGTCCATGGGCATGTGCGACGGCGTGACGACCAACCCGAGCCTGATGGCCAAGGCGGGACGCACCGACACCGACGCCCTGCTGAAGGAGATCTGCCGACTGGTGCAGGGCCCGGTCAGCGGCGAGGTCATTGCCGTCGACGCCGAGGGCATGGTCAGCGAGGGGCGCCGCCTGGCGAAGATCGACGACCACCTCGTCGTCAAGGTGCCGACCACCTACGAAGGGCTGAAGGCCACCGCGGCGCTGGCCGCCGAAGGTATCAGGGTCAACTGCACGCTGGTGTTCTCGGCCAGCCAGGCCCTGCTCGTGGCCAAGGCGGGCGCCGCCTACGTCTCGCCATTCGTCGGTCGGCTCGACGATGTCAGCGAGGACGGCATGCAGCTGATCCAGGACCTGGTCGACATCTACAACAACTACGACTACGAGACGGAGATCATCGTCGCCTCGGTGCGCCACCCGCTGCACGTGGTGGAGTCGGCGCGGATGGGAGCGCACATCGCCACGATCCCGCCCGAGGTCGTGCGCAAGCTGGTGGCGCACCCGCTCACGGACAAGGGCCTGGAGGCCTTCCTGTCCGACTGGCGCAAGCTGCAGGGCGGTAAATGA
- the rfaD gene encoding ADP-glyceromanno-heptose 6-epimerase, with product MIAVTGAAGFIGSNLVWRLNRDGRDDVIAVDLDPNGDVTPNLAPLRFARYLTKERFRDWLAEPANARSLEVVYHLGACSSTTEMRWDYLAENNLGYTRDLCRLCLDAGVRFVCASSAATYGDGSRGYDDDHAGLRALEPLNLYGRSKHEFDLWALDQGLLDRIVCLKYFNVYGPNEWHKGDMRSMVCKGFEQVRDAGRVRLFASDRPEFPDGGQQRDFIYVDDAVAMTLWCGTHKAANGVFNVGTGEAATWNRLISAIFAAMGLEPVIDYVPMPPELQGRYQYHTEARMAKLRAAGCDVPLTPLEDAVRAYVRGHLVDHRYRGA from the coding sequence GTGATCGCGGTCACCGGTGCGGCCGGTTTCATCGGCAGCAATCTGGTCTGGCGCCTCAACCGCGACGGTCGTGACGACGTCATCGCGGTGGACTTGGACCCCAACGGCGACGTCACGCCGAACCTGGCGCCGCTGCGCTTTGCCCGCTACCTGACCAAGGAGCGGTTCCGCGACTGGCTGGCCGAGCCGGCCAACGCGCGCTCGCTCGAAGTCGTCTACCACCTCGGCGCCTGCAGCAGCACGACCGAGATGCGCTGGGACTACCTGGCCGAGAACAATCTCGGGTACACGCGCGACCTCTGCAGGCTCTGTCTCGACGCCGGTGTGCGCTTCGTCTGCGCCAGCAGCGCCGCCACCTACGGCGACGGCAGCCGCGGCTATGACGACGACCACGCCGGATTGCGCGCGCTCGAGCCCCTCAACCTCTACGGCCGCTCCAAGCACGAGTTCGACCTCTGGGCACTGGACCAGGGCCTCCTCGACCGCATCGTGTGCCTGAAGTACTTCAACGTCTACGGCCCGAACGAGTGGCACAAGGGCGACATGCGCTCGATGGTCTGCAAGGGATTCGAGCAGGTGCGCGACGCGGGTCGCGTGCGCCTGTTCGCTTCGGACCGGCCGGAGTTCCCCGACGGCGGCCAGCAGCGCGACTTCATCTACGTGGACGATGCCGTGGCGATGACCCTCTGGTGCGGCACGCACAAGGCGGCCAACGGCGTCTTCAACGTCGGCACGGGCGAAGCCGCGACCTGGAACCGGCTCATCAGCGCGATCTTCGCCGCGATGGGGCTCGAGCCGGTGATCGACTACGTGCCGATGCCTCCCGAACTGCAGGGACGCTACCAGTACCACACCGAGGCGCGCATGGCGAAGCTGCGTGCCGCCGGCTGCGACGTGCCGTTGACTCCGCTCGAGGACGCGGTCCGCGCCTACGTGCGCGGGCATCTCGTCGACCACCGCTACCGGGGCGCCTGA
- a CDS encoding CZB domain-containing protein translates to MSCHASPAAPQCAAAAVPHATPKFDIAAIKHGHNAWRDSLMKLVKGVEKMDLANVNSHKTCKFGHWYFSAEGQAHAATESFKVVGSHHEQIHAVGRQIVELHNQGRTAEAEALVEKLDVIKDALFDALDALYRS, encoded by the coding sequence ATGAGCTGTCACGCGTCGCCGGCAGCGCCTCAATGCGCTGCTGCAGCAGTACCGCACGCAACCCCGAAATTCGACATCGCGGCGATCAAGCACGGGCACAACGCCTGGCGCGACAGCCTCATGAAGCTGGTCAAGGGTGTCGAGAAGATGGATCTCGCCAATGTCAACTCGCACAAGACCTGCAAGTTCGGCCATTGGTACTTCAGCGCCGAAGGGCAGGCGCACGCCGCGACGGAGTCCTTCAAGGTCGTCGGCAGCCATCACGAGCAGATCCATGCGGTCGGCCGCCAGATCGTGGAGCTGCACAACCAGGGGCGCACTGCGGAAGCCGAAGCCCTCGTCGAGAAGCTCGACGTGATCAAGGACGCCTTGTTCGACGCGCTGGACGCGCTCTACCGGAGCTGA
- a CDS encoding NAD-dependent epimerase/dehydratase family protein: MVTGGAGFTGINLIRYLLDRGVVVRSLDLAPFTYADCRDRIEVIDGDIRDEVAVARAMQDVDLVIHCAMALPLYAEKDILTTGIDGTRRLLEAAERAKVGRFVHISSTAVYGIPDHHPLLETDRLDGVGPYGVAKVEAEGVCAEFRARGMVVPVIRPKSFIGPERLGVFALLYDWAQDGRGFPMIGNGNNRYQLLDIADLCQAIWLCSTLEEKIVNDVFNIGAGEFTTMKQDWQAVLDHAGHGKKVVGMPAAPLIWTLRILEKMGISPLYKWVYETASKDSFVSIDKARRVLGYAPQFSNQQALVRNFEWYMAHVNEFQGASGVSHRVPWKQGILGVAKRFF, translated from the coding sequence CTGGTCACCGGCGGTGCCGGATTCACGGGCATCAACCTGATCCGCTACCTGCTGGACCGGGGAGTGGTCGTGCGCTCGCTCGACCTGGCCCCGTTCACCTATGCCGATTGCCGTGACCGTATCGAGGTGATCGACGGCGACATCCGTGACGAGGTTGCGGTCGCCCGTGCCATGCAGGACGTGGACCTGGTCATCCACTGTGCGATGGCGCTGCCGCTCTACGCCGAGAAGGACATCCTGACGACCGGCATCGACGGCACACGGCGCCTGCTGGAAGCCGCCGAGCGGGCGAAGGTCGGGCGCTTCGTGCACATCTCGTCCACCGCCGTCTACGGCATTCCCGATCATCATCCGCTGCTCGAGACCGACCGGCTCGACGGCGTGGGGCCCTACGGCGTGGCCAAGGTCGAGGCCGAGGGCGTCTGCGCCGAGTTCCGGGCGCGCGGCATGGTCGTGCCCGTCATCCGCCCCAAGAGCTTCATCGGGCCCGAGCGCCTGGGCGTGTTCGCGCTGCTCTACGACTGGGCCCAGGACGGTCGCGGCTTCCCGATGATCGGCAACGGCAACAACCGCTACCAGCTCCTGGATATCGCCGACCTGTGCCAGGCCATCTGGCTTTGCAGCACGCTCGAGGAGAAGATCGTCAACGACGTCTTCAATATCGGCGCCGGCGAGTTCACGACCATGAAGCAGGACTGGCAGGCCGTACTCGATCACGCCGGCCACGGCAAGAAGGTCGTGGGAATGCCGGCGGCGCCGCTCATCTGGACGTTGCGCATCCTCGAGAAGATGGGCATCTCGCCGCTCTACAAGTGGGTGTACGAGACGGCCAGCAAGGATTCGTTCGTGTCGATCGACAAGGCGCGGCGCGTGCTGGGCTATGCGCCGCAGTTCTCGAACCAGCAGGCTCTGGTGCGCAATTTCGAGTGGTACATGGCGCACGTGAACGAGTTCCAGGGCGCTTCCGGCGTCTCGCACCGGGTACCGTGGAAACAGGGTATCCTCGGTGTCGCCAAGCGTTTCTTCTGA
- a CDS encoding EamA family transporter, translating into MSDHRPLDRGGLAHLLVVYLAWGSTYLGIRLAVSGEGGFPPFTMAGLRVFAAAAVLLGWARLRRERVLPRGREWILLGGSGLLLWVGGNGLVTWAEMRASSGLAALLVAAMPLWGESITLVLDRKAPAPLLVGSILLGFAGVGVLSWPVLRTGSAGDIASVVGLLLAPLFWAMGSIWFQRRRTDMSVRTVSGWQQLLGGVGLAAMALGRGEIGPGWHRSAPDGTAWAAWAYLVVVGSVFAFTSYVITLGRLPYRVVMTYAYVNPVIAVFPGWLPDRREPVTRWTLVGAVLVVAGVVGVARNRG; encoded by the coding sequence ATGTCGGATCATCGCCCGCTTGACCGCGGCGGACTGGCCCACCTGCTGGTGGTCTACCTGGCCTGGGGCAGCACCTACCTGGGCATCAGGCTGGCGGTGTCGGGCGAGGGCGGCTTTCCCCCGTTCACGATGGCCGGCCTGCGCGTGTTCGCGGCTGCCGCGGTGCTGCTGGGCTGGGCGCGCCTCAGGCGCGAACGCGTGCTGCCGCGCGGCCGCGAGTGGATCCTTCTGGGCGGCAGCGGCCTGCTGCTGTGGGTGGGCGGCAACGGGCTGGTGACCTGGGCCGAGATGCGCGCTTCCTCCGGGCTGGCGGCGCTGCTGGTGGCGGCGATGCCGCTGTGGGGCGAGTCGATCACGCTTGTGCTCGACCGCAAGGCTCCGGCCCCGCTGCTTGTGGGTTCCATCCTGCTGGGCTTCGCGGGCGTGGGCGTGCTTTCGTGGCCGGTGCTGCGCACGGGCAGTGCCGGCGACATCGCCTCGGTGGTCGGCCTGCTGCTCGCACCGCTGTTCTGGGCGATGGGCTCGATCTGGTTCCAGCGCCGCCGGACCGACATGTCGGTGCGCACGGTCTCCGGCTGGCAACAGCTGCTGGGCGGCGTGGGACTGGCGGCAATGGCCCTCGGACGCGGCGAGATCGGCCCGGGCTGGCATCGGTCGGCACCCGACGGTACGGCCTGGGCGGCCTGGGCCTACCTCGTGGTGGTGGGTTCGGTGTTCGCCTTCACCAGCTACGTCATCACCCTCGGTCGCCTGCCCTACCGCGTGGTCATGACCTACGCCTACGTCAATCCGGTGATCGCCGTCTTCCCGGGCTGGCTCCCTGATCGACGAGAACCGGTGACGCGCTGGACGCTGGTGGGCGCGGTGCTGGTGGTGGCGGGCGTGGTCGGTGTGGCCCGGAACCGCGGCTGA
- a CDS encoding ribosomal methyltransferase, which translates to MQPLRPRHRAQLPSQVAQLSEWLTTAREDLPRDYLSRPALLTAYLHYFLPWNLYRQGRLLAGLDLQLAPGARIVDVGAGPLTFALALWLTRPDLRAVPLRYLAIDRAAAALQAGRRLWDQVAGPGGWAVETVAQPAGARALPEADLLVLANVINEVHRPGGGEGDAEDDPATHLLEQWATALAPGGRVLLIEPGTRPAARQLVALRARAVEQGWRVLAPCTHAERCPQPGIGRLPWCHFAFAATDAPPWLDDLSRRARLAKERASLSFLLLAPPSAGAEPAAGREVDKHPGEVEVRVVSGTFALGDESRGRYGCAAPGLVLLVDHPGAGAGPAPGELLHVAWPERAEKDAKSGATIVRQREVSSGRARPARRTRRP; encoded by the coding sequence GTGCAGCCGCTGCGCCCGCGCCATCGCGCCCAGTTGCCGTCGCAGGTCGCGCAGTTGAGCGAATGGCTGACCACCGCGCGGGAAGACCTGCCCCGCGACTACCTGAGCCGGCCGGCGCTGCTCACGGCCTACCTGCACTATTTCCTGCCCTGGAACCTGTACCGGCAGGGGCGTCTCCTGGCCGGGCTCGACCTGCAGCTGGCTCCCGGCGCGCGCATCGTCGACGTGGGCGCCGGCCCGTTGACCTTCGCGCTGGCGCTGTGGCTGACGCGCCCGGACCTGCGAGCGGTGCCGCTGCGCTACCTGGCGATCGACCGTGCAGCGGCCGCGTTGCAGGCCGGTCGTCGGCTCTGGGACCAGGTCGCGGGTCCCGGCGGCTGGGCCGTGGAGACGGTGGCCCAACCGGCCGGCGCGCGGGCGTTGCCGGAAGCCGACCTGCTGGTGCTGGCCAACGTGATCAACGAGGTGCACCGGCCGGGCGGCGGCGAAGGTGATGCGGAGGATGACCCGGCCACGCACCTGCTCGAGCAGTGGGCGACCGCGCTGGCTCCGGGCGGTCGTGTGCTCCTGATCGAGCCCGGCACGCGCCCGGCGGCGCGCCAGCTCGTGGCGCTGCGCGCCCGCGCCGTCGAGCAGGGCTGGCGCGTGCTGGCGCCGTGCACGCACGCCGAGCGGTGCCCGCAGCCGGGCATCGGTCGCCTGCCCTGGTGCCACTTCGCGTTCGCCGCCACCGACGCCCCGCCCTGGCTCGACGACCTGAGCCGTCGCGCGCGGCTTGCCAAGGAGCGGGCGAGCCTGTCCTTCCTCTTGCTGGCGCCGCCGTCTGCCGGAGCCGAGCCGGCTGCCGGCCGGGAAGTGGACAAGCATCCCGGCGAGGTCGAGGTGAGAGTGGTCTCGGGGACGTTCGCGCTGGGGGATGAAAGCCGTGGCCGCTACGGCTGCGCTGCCCCGGGTCTGGTCCTGCTGGTGGACCACCCCGGCGCCGGTGCGGGACCGGCGCCCGGGGAACTGCTGCATGTCGCATGGCCGGAACGCGCCGAGAAGGATGCGAAATCCGGCGCGACCATCGTGCGGCAGCGCGAGGTCAGCTCCGGTAGAGCGCGTCCAGCGCGTCGAACAAGGCGTCCTTGA
- a CDS encoding chemotaxis protein — translation MSGQATNTVSESTTVMADLGALAEDIGRILDVIQNIASRANLLALNATIEAARAGDAGRGFAVVASEVKELSRQTATATEQIAAQIREMRENTTRALDATAVIGRTIGQVDEISHAIAAAVVQQLAASREISSGIARVASDSGAVAGNVNTATEGLAEIAASVAGSTRAPHGRRRCRPDATAGS, via the coding sequence GTGTCGGGTCAGGCAACGAACACGGTCAGCGAATCCACCACGGTCATGGCCGACCTCGGCGCACTGGCCGAGGACATCGGCAGGATCCTCGACGTGATCCAGAACATCGCCAGCCGTGCCAACCTCCTCGCCCTCAACGCCACCATCGAGGCCGCCCGCGCCGGCGATGCCGGTCGGGGATTCGCCGTGGTCGCTTCCGAGGTCAAGGAACTCTCGCGGCAGACCGCGACGGCCACCGAGCAGATCGCCGCGCAGATCCGCGAGATGCGCGAGAACACGACCCGGGCCCTGGATGCGACGGCGGTCATCGGCCGCACCATCGGCCAGGTCGACGAGATCTCGCACGCGATCGCCGCCGCGGTCGTACAACAGCTGGCCGCCTCGCGCGAGATCAGTTCCGGCATCGCCCGGGTCGCCAGCGATTCGGGCGCTGTTGCCGGGAACGTGAATACGGCCACCGAGGGCCTGGCGGAGATCGCGGCCAGCGTGGCCGGGTCCACGCGAGCGCCGCACGGACGTCGGCGGTGCCGCCCAGACGCGACTGCAGGCTCATGA
- a CDS encoding trypsin-like peptidase domain-containing protein encodes MGGGSRWWPVVTGLLLGIVVGVALLGLRFGAPWSWQQPHEGDSTQTRPDTVVVVEPAPADESDDDPGIDRSNAIVRATREVAPAVVSINVVQRQAVRNPTMEYWERMGMLPHGQYYRKVQNLGSGVIVNADGTIITNYHVVDGAIQIIVNLSDGRQFRASLLDAVPLYDLAVLRIEADNLPVARLARGNDLQIGEWVIAIGSPFGYLLADTQPTVTVGVVSALNRDIKISDRERFYLDMIQTDAAINPGNSGGPLVDTRGQVVGINTFIFSGSGGSVGIGFAVPASRVSTVVDDVRKFGHYREANVGITVEQLSPIIMEQAGTTDAAGAYVHGVVPGSPAWKAGLRPNDILRELGGLRLRTRDTIYRLIYNSKVGDHLSFKAERNGRLFTGEIVLEETL; translated from the coding sequence ATGGGCGGCGGTTCGCGCTGGTGGCCGGTCGTAACCGGCCTGCTGCTGGGCATCGTGGTCGGCGTCGCGCTGCTGGGCCTGCGCTTCGGCGCGCCGTGGAGCTGGCAGCAGCCTCACGAGGGTGACTCCACGCAAACGCGACCCGATACGGTCGTCGTGGTCGAACCTGCGCCCGCGGACGAGTCCGATGACGACCCGGGTATCGATCGCAGCAACGCCATCGTCAGGGCCACGCGCGAGGTGGCGCCTGCCGTCGTGAGCATCAACGTCGTCCAGCGCCAGGCAGTGCGCAATCCGACCATGGAGTACTGGGAGCGGATGGGCATGCTCCCGCACGGCCAGTACTACCGGAAGGTGCAGAACCTAGGCTCGGGCGTGATCGTCAATGCGGACGGCACCATCATCACGAACTACCACGTGGTCGACGGCGCCATCCAGATCATCGTCAACCTGTCCGATGGCCGGCAATTTCGCGCGTCGCTGCTCGACGCGGTGCCTCTCTACGACCTGGCCGTGCTGCGCATCGAGGCCGACAACCTGCCGGTGGCAAGGCTGGCCCGCGGCAACGACCTGCAGATCGGCGAGTGGGTGATCGCGATCGGTTCGCCGTTCGGCTACCTGCTGGCCGACACGCAACCGACCGTCACCGTGGGCGTGGTCAGTGCCCTGAATCGCGACATCAAGATCTCCGACCGCGAGCGGTTCTACCTGGACATGATCCAGACCGACGCCGCCATCAACCCCGGCAACAGCGGCGGTCCGCTCGTCGACACGCGTGGCCAGGTGGTCGGCATCAATACCTTCATCTTCTCCGGCTCGGGCGGCAGCGTGGGCATCGGCTTCGCCGTGCCGGCCTCGCGCGTGTCCACGGTGGTCGACGATGTGCGCAAGTTCGGCCACTATCGCGAAGCCAACGTGGGGATCACCGTCGAGCAGTTGTCGCCGATCATCATGGAGCAGGCCGGGACAACCGACGCCGCCGGCGCCTACGTCCATGGCGTGGTGCCCGGTTCGCCCGCCTGGAAGGCCGGCCTGCGGCCGAACGATATCCTGCGTGAGCTGGGCGGCTTGCGCCTGCGGACGCGGGATACGATCTATCGGCTGATCTACAACTCGAAGGTCGGCGATCACCTCAGTTTCAAGGCCGAGCGGAACGGTCGTCTCTTCACGGGCGAGATCGTGCTCGAAGAGACGCTCTGA